A genomic stretch from Aedes albopictus strain Foshan chromosome 2, AalbF5, whole genome shotgun sequence includes:
- the LOC134286451 gene encoding uncharacterized protein LOC134286451 → MSDDWYESVTGEFEDPRIEMDLFLEIIEDNSGKAASQRRGSLPGRRNIARNFVLGHEMLIDHYFSPQSVYPENLFERRFRMPKRMFLRILEDITAANDYFKLKCNAAGKPGLSGILKCAAAIRQLAYGTASDATDEYIQIGESTANEAMKEFCRTLLKLYREIFLRPPNQSQKAALEEENASRSFPGMIGSIDCMHWEWKNCPVALKGK, encoded by the exons ATGTCCGACGATTGGTATGAAAGTGTAACCGGAGAGTTCGAAGATCCCAGGATAGAAATGGACTTGTTTCTAGAGATAATTGAAG ACAACTCTGGAAAGGCTGCGAGTCAGCGTCGAGGATCACTTCCTGGGCGTCGTAATATTGCGCGAAACTTTGTTCTAGGGCATGAAATGCTCATTGACCACTATTTCTCCCCGCAATCCGTCTATCCAGAAAATTTATTCGAAAGAAGGTTCCGGATGCCAAAACGTATGTTTTTGCGCATCTTGGAGGACATCACAGCCGCCAACGACTATTTTAAGCTGAAGTGCAATGCTGCTGGAAAGCCTGGGCTGTCCGGTATCCTAAAGTGCGCAGCAGCCATCCGTCAACTAGCCTACGGAACTGCTTCCGATGCTACTGACGAATATATTCAAATCGGTGAATCGACAGCCAACGAGGCTATGAAGGAGTTTTGCCGCACGCTACTCAAACTATACCGTGAGATTTTTTTGCGTCCACCGAACCAAAGCCAGAAGGCTGCATTAGAAGAAGAAAACGCGAGCCGGAGTTTCCCTGGAATGATTGGCAGTATCGACTGCATGCATTGGGAGTGGAAGAACTGCCCAGTTGCCCTAAAAG GTAAGTAA